The Deltaproteobacteria bacterium DNA window ACGACGACGACGACGCGACCGACGACGACTCAGTCACACCGCCGCCCTGCGGGCCGGTGATCGAGCCGCTCGTCGAAGGGCGCGTCATTTCCGACGCGGATCTCGCGACGCTCGTGGACGGATCGGTCGCCATCGTCTGGACGGAGTACGACGATTTTTCCGCACGCGTCGTCGCGATGGTCTGCCCGGCGGACGGTTCGGATGTTCATGGGCCCGTCGATGTCGGAGAAGGGGAAGCGGAGCCTGTCAACGCCTCCGATGCGGTCGCCGCGGCGATGCCCGGCGGCGGATTCGTCGTCGCATACTTCGCGGAAAAGATCTCGGACTCATCACGGAGCGTTCAGGCCCGGTGGTTCGACGCATTCGCGCAGCCCGCGTCCGATGTGGTTCCGGTTCGGGAGGGCGGCGTCGATCCATCGGTGGCGGTGAACCCCGCGACGGGTTCGGCGCTGATCGCGTGGGTCGAGGAGCAGGAGTTCGAATTCGGTCTTGAACTCGAAATCGTGGGCCGCCTGTACGATTCGTCCGGCGCGCCCGAAACCGGGGCGTTCAGTGTGAGCCACGACGGGATCTGGAACGAGTGGGCACCAAAGATCGCGGCGGCGGACGATGAATTCGTCGTGACGTGGTATGGCGATCCGCTTCCTGAGACGGGTAAAGGCGTGAGGAACCATTCGCGGTATAGGGACCTGCCGCCCGACCCCACGGCGATTTGGGCAGCCGTCGTCGACGGCACGGGATATACCCAAGTCGGCCCCAGCGAACTCGACATCGGATACGGGGCGTATCCGGACATTACATCCCTCGGCGCCGACTACGTTTTTGCCTGGAAAGACTCTTCGGTCGCCTATGCGGGTCTCTACTCTGCGCAACTCACACCGCTGTGGAACGATGCTCGTGTCCTCGACGATTCGTTCGAGTCGAACGGACCCTCGCGTGTCGTCGCGCTTGACCCGGACGCGTTCCTCGCGGTTTGGTCCACGCTTTCACACGACCCTCCCGACGACGACGAATCGCACACATTGGAAGCCGCGGTCTGGAGCCGCGACGGCGGGCCGTTGAGCGAATTTCACGTGGCGGGAGACAGCGATACCATTCTCGGTGTTTCCTTCGAAGTAACCCCGTTCGACGTTGACGGCGCGTTGGTCGCCGCAAGGACATTCGATGAAGTGAGCGAGACCCACCAGCTGACGCTGATCCACTGCGTTTGGGACGACGAGCCGGGGTGCAATCCGGAGTTGTGACGCGGGCGGCCCGTTACCGATCCGTCTCGAACCGTTCGCGGATCTCCTCGACGCGGCGGCGGTTGACGCCGAGGTCCGACCAGCCCTCGCGCGAGGCCGAGCGCACGTGCAGCAGCTTGGCGGCGTCGTCGAAGAGAAACTCCACGTCGTCGACCCAGCGGAAAATGCGCGTCGTGAATGTCGCGTGGAGGTAGGGCCCCTCGCGCCGGACGATCGCCGTGCGGTGCATCGAGCGAATGACCTCGATGAGCCGCGCCATCGCCGACTCGAAGTCGTCCTCATAACGCAGCGGCGCGACCGCGTGGGACTGGCGCTCATCCTGGCTGCACACGCAGTTGGGCGAGCGCGGGCACGCGGCGAGCCGTCCGCTTTTCACGCCGCCGACCGCGAGCGCGACCACCACGAGTCCCAATCCCCAGAGCGCCGTCTCCATTCGTCCTCCGGCCCGCGCACCGATCCGCGCCCGCGATCGGCGCACGACTTTTCTCGTCGGTGCGTTCGCCGCGTTCAGGGGATAATCCGGTCCCCATCGAGCGCACCGGGCGTCAATGTGTCATCGGAAGAAATCTCGAAATCATCAACCATCGCGTTTTCCACACCGATTATGACATGAGTCCGATGAACCAGGGTGATATCCTAGTCGCCCATACGACAGGGGAATCCGGACGATCTTCGGGAATCTGATCCCGAACTCCGATCGCCCCGCCCGTGCGGATCAACACCCGCAACACGCGGTATCGTTGTCCTTGGTGCGCTCGCCGTCGAGCGTCCCGGACACGTCGTCGTCCTGATCCTCGCCCGCGTCATCGTCGGGAGTCGCATCGTCGTCGGAACCCGTGTCGTCATCGACACCGTCGTCGTCCACGTCATCGTCGACATCGTCGTCGACATCATCGTCGGCGTCGTCATCCGTATCGTCATCCCCCGCCGACGTGGTCGTGGTCGTCGTGGTGGTCGTCACGGTCGTCGTGGTCGTGGAACCGCCGCCGGTCGTGGTGGTCGTCGAGGTCATCGTGGTGGTCGTTGTGCTCGAGGGGCAGATCTCGACATCGGCGCGTATCAGAAAGTTGCCGGCGAAGCCCCAGCCGTCGATGGTGTCCCAGAACCCGGGCGCGCCGAACCAGCTTTGCTCGGCCGACGCCGACGACGTGTCCTG harbors:
- a CDS encoding DUF1499 domain-containing protein, whose protein sequence is METALWGLGLVVVALAVGGVKSGRLAACPRSPNCVCSQDERQSHAVAPLRYEDDFESAMARLIEVIRSMHRTAIVRREGPYLHATFTTRIFRWVDDVEFLFDDAAKLLHVRSASREGWSDLGVNRRRVEEIRERFETDR